Genomic DNA from Rana temporaria chromosome 1, aRanTem1.1, whole genome shotgun sequence:
tccagaactggtgtgtgagcATATtgcagcccgtccagcctggcagtgctgggggaggggggggcatctctgtgagtcgttgccatagaaacatttgtaaaggggaggagttagtaaaatgaccacgcacATGTggaggcgccagaaatatttctgcacccaggcacctgtgaccctaggatcggccctaggTGAGAGCATTCAAGCTCGCACATACCTGGTTACCAGCGCCCTGCCCTCTTCGCCGCACCCCGCAATGCTTGCCGGGCTCCGCTTGCCCATCGGTGGGCTCGGGATCTCCATGGCGGGTGGCGGTgggtagaggggaaggagaagagcggACACACGTTCGCTTCCCTCCCCTTTTTCTTGTGACccgattacccccccccccccccagtgatgccgaacctgTCCCCAGACAGCCATCAGCAGGTTCCGTacagcaacagatttttgtgtgactatctTCGTTATATGGGAGCCACAGCCTAGTCTGAAAAATGTGTCCGGGTATTAGGCCGCCTGAAGCCCGGACACATGTTTCAAAacctgaatcccggacaggtggcaaccatagctgaaaggctgagccaggtgctggtccaggctTCTTGGTGGAGcctgaccatatggttgggatttTTCAGAGACTGGATTGGCTgttggctgaaaacaggtcacagaagtgcagaacgaACTACACTAGTGTGTTCCACAGGAGAAGTAAAGCCCAcatagctttggctgtactttccCTACAAGAAATAATGGCATAGGCACATTGTGTATTTTGCCATGTTTCTGAAAACACAGGAAGGAATATGTGATGCCACCTGCATTTTCAGACTAAAGCTGGCTACACACAGTCCAAATATCGTtcgggttcagcaggaactggccaacatttgcctgtccaacagaagctggtCTCACAACTGGCTTCTGCCGAATGGTCTGGCTAGaaatccagcagccaatcagcacTCACAGTCAATGGCTGCAGCGGGGGAGctcaccacactaacatcactTGTGTTGGTACAGTgatctgttagttttttttttgttcagccctttgggttaaaagaaaaaatactgtgtACCAGGCTTAGGCCTTATACACACTATTCGACGTTGCACCGataaggacggtgccattgcggCAATTGCTgccaatttgacatgcgatttgacatgtcaaatcgcaccagtgtgaaccagggcttaaaatgAAGTTCAGTGGTGGCCGGTGGAATTTCTTTTGGTAGAGGTGGCAAAAAgtatgtcacccccctcctcccctagGTTAGTAGGTCGGTCAGTAGCACTTGCCCTAATCACCAGTGGCTTCTCCTGTTCGGCGGCCTGTCTTTCTCTGGGTCATCATGGCGGCTTCtgtttcctccttcctcctcagtgGCCAAACGGGAGacttctcttttcggccaatcggaaaacgaatctcacacccgcttctgattggccggattgaggatcagtgtttcaacagcgaatattcattctctgttgtaacacacctgggtgggatcaGAGTGCATCTTCTGTGTCACAAACccacccgatttaaaaaaaaaacactgctgcaaTTTATGCACCCGGTGCCCTGAAAGGGGCTGGATGCATGAATAGGGGACGGGCTGACACTGGCGGTGTTCCAGGCAAAATTACAACAAGGTCTTGAACAATAGaccacctcaccccccccccccctcatttttggatattgttatttttttctatttgcttTGTACCTTTTCTAGTGTTTTGAAGGTGCACTTCTTTCCTAACCTCGCAGTGACGAGGTGCGTCATTTCCGCCTGTGCATCGTCTCCTAGGATTGCTGTGTCATTAATCCCAGGAGTCATTTGACATTCCCCGCTGCTAGCGTTGCGTTATTTCAAAAACGGAAATGATGCGATGCTAGGCGGAGATTGACGCCATTTTAAATAGGGAATGTAGTACACGCAGTGGAGCGCGCTTCCTTTACACTGCACATGTGTAAGATCAGGAGGTgaatgctgggtagccagcatgcaCCTAATCCCGGAAGAGAGACCCAgcgggcttcacatgcccacagtcAGGGTGGCTGGGCTGTGCAAAAGAAGAATAAAGTAAGTGATCAATGCTACACAACTACTGAAAAGGGGACAATTTTGAAGATAGCTAATTGTGAAAGAACAAGCAGTGACTACAACAGGGGTAATTTTatctaaaaagaaaaacagtCGGACCTCCACTCtgttctcagctacataagagctgtggGGGCAGGGCAGTCttgatagcatcatgggcccctgggcaaagaaatgctctggggcccctacaacgatgacagtgcaggtaaacagacatcaagtaggtaggaggcagactgcctcccctgggTATCTAtccctctcagtgccatcatggggcccccaatttcagggcagcgcgggctcaaggaccagctactttggggaaagtgcaatggccccccatgcagctggggcccctgggcagtgcccaggtgtgccatctcattaagacagccctgtgtgggggggggagcaaCAACGCACTGATATTCCCAATGAATggctgtaaagggggggggggcataaaaaaTCTGATCAGTGGAGGagggcaggctgagttcccagcacagccagagaACTGATcatggtgtgttctcctgcttagtgtggtcagtattaggaatatgaaatgttgggttaacATGCTCTttaaatgtgaatgcagcctgatggaGGACTTTACCCCTCTTCACAACCGCGCTATAGCGAATGACGGCTATAGCGTGCTCGCAcatgatcatcagtgcagccccaacaatgCTGTAAATCAGTTGCCCACAGTGAtgtctgtcagtgccacctatcattgccacccatcagtgatccctacactgataatcagggcccaccagtgctgccaatctgtgacCATCAGTGATGTctaatagtgcccatcagtgccgcctataagtgctgcctatcagtgcccatcattgccgcctattagtgcccatcattgccacctatcagtgctaccttTCTCTAcctgagaaaaacttttttttttttctgtttgtttagcaaaaaataaaaaaacaaatggcgctttaaataccaccaaaataaatctctatctgtctcaaaaaattataaaaatatagtttgggtacagtgtagcatgactgcgcaattatcatttgcaagtggttaaaagagatacATCAGGCTGGAACCATGATTGGCTAGGGGTGATTACAGCATACTGtacttatttacatatatatttatctgTACAATCAGAGACATTCAATAGGATGATTTAGAAAGAATGAATGGTCACTTTCCCAGTAATGTAGAAGATGTATTGGGTGCTGGATCTCTCCTGTTGTATTGGATCTCTCCTATTGTATTGGATCTCTCCTGTTGTATTGGATCTCTCCTGTTGTATTGGATATCTCTTGTTGTATTGGATCTCTCCTGTTGTATTGAATCTATCCTGTTTTATTGGATCTCTTCTGTTGTATGGGATCTCTCCTATTGTATTGGATCTCTCCTATTGTATTGGATCTATTATGTTGTATTGGATCGCTCCTGTTGTATTGGATCTATTATGTTGTATTGGATCTCTCCTGTTGTATTGGATCTCTTATGTTGTATTGGATCTCTCCTGTTGCATTGTATCTCTTATGTTGTATTGGATCTCTTCTGTTGTATTGGATCTCTTCTGTTGTATTGGATCTCTTCTGTTGTATTGGATCTCTCCTGTTGCATTGGATCTCTTCTGTTGTATTGGATCTCTTATGTTGTATTGGATCTCTTCTGTTGTATTGGATCTCTCCTGTTGTATTGGATCTCTTCTGTTGTATTGGATCTCTCCTGTTGTATTGGATCTCTCCTGTTGTATTGGATCTCTCCTGTTGTATTGGATCTCTCCTGTTGTATTGGATCTCTTCTGTTGTATTGGATCTCTTCTGTTGTATTGGATCTCTCCTGTTGTATTGGATCTCTCCTGTTGTATTGGATCTCTCATGTTGTATTGGATCTCTCCTGTTGTATTGGATCTCTTCTGTTGTATTGGATCTCTCCTGTTGTATTGGATCTCTCCTGTTGTATTGGATCTCTCGTGTTGTATTGGATCTCTCCTGTTGTATTGGATCTCTTCTGTTGTATTGGATCTCTCCTGCTGCATTGGATCTCTTCTGTTGTATTGGGTCTCTCCTGTTGTATTGGATCTCTCCTGTTGTATTGGATCTCTTCTGTTGTATTGGATCTCTCCTGTTGCATTGGATCTCTCCTGTTGTATTGGATCTCTCCTGTTGTATTGGATCTCTCCTGTTGTATTGGATCTCTCCTGTTGTATTGGATCTCTTCTGTTGCATTGGATCTCTTATGTTGTATTGGATCTCTCCTGTTGTATTGGATCTCTCCTGTTGTATTGGATCTCTCCTGTTGTATTGGATCTCTTCTCTTATATTGAATCTCTCCTGTTGTATTGGATCTCTCCTGTTGTATTGGATCTCTCCTGTTGTATTGGATCTCTCCTGTTGTATTGGATCTCTTATGTTGTATTGGATCTCTCCTGTTGTATTGGATCTCTTCTGTTGTATTGGATCTCTCCTGTTGTATTGGATCTCTTCTGTTGTATTGGATCTCTCCTGTTGTATTGGATCTCTTCTGTTGTATTGGATCTCTCCTGTTGCATTGGATCTCTTCTGTTGTATTGGATCTCTCCTGTTGTATTGGATCTCTTATGTTGTATTGGATCTCTTATGTTGTATTGGATCTCTCCTGTTGTATTGGATCTCTCCTGATGTATTGGATCTCTCCTGTTGTATTGGATCTCTCCTGTTGTATTGGATCTCTCCTGATGTATTGGATCTCTCCTGTTGTATTGGATCTCTCCTGATGTATTGGATCTCTCCTGTTGTATTGGATCTCTCCTGTTGTATTGGATCTCTCCTGTTGCATTGTATCTCCCATTATTTTCCTATTTCCCTTCCTGTGAGACTCCAGAAGGAAGAGAAGAGTCATGCTGTGCTGACACATGTCCAGCTCTGCCActcttttcctttcttctcttgTGTCTTGCAATGTGTTTTCCTTTGGTTAGAGGGGCCGTCCTCCTTCCTCCAGCAGCAGGTGCTCCTCGCTCCTGGCTCCCCTCCAGCGCCTTCCACTGCCCGTCACTCACCCGGCTTGTGATTGGTGGAGGCGGGATGCTGCGTGTGGTGATTGGCTGGCCGTGTTTCCCcggcgggggggggaggaggagcggGGCTCGGAGCAGTACTTATTAGGAGATGCGGGAGTTTGAGTCAGATCGCTGTCCGCTGTACAGAGAGAGTGCGGAGTGCTTGGAGGAGGACCAGTCCCGGGCGGCTCATgactatcatcatcatcatgggTTCCATCGCTCTGGAGATATTCGGCATGTCCATCAGTATCATCGGCTGGGTCGGGGTGATCCTGACCTGTGCCCTCCCCATGTGGAGGTGTCCGCCTTCATAGAACAGAACATCGTGGTGGCTCAGTTCATCTGGGAAGGTCTATGGATGCAATGTGCGGTGCAGAGTACTGGTCAGATGCAATGTAAGATCTATGACTCCATCCTAGCCTTGCCAAGGAGCTCCGGCTGGCAGGGCTCTCACAGTCATGGCATCAATCGTGGGCTGGTCGGACTTCTGGTGTCCGTGGTTGGAGCTCAGTGCACGGTCTGCTACCAGGGCAGCAAGGTGAAGAACCGAATATTGTTCGCTGGAGGAATCATCTACATCTTGGGCTGGCCTCCTGGTCCTCATCCCCCTCTGCTGGACAGCCAACATCGTCATCCGGGAGTTCTACGACCCCCATGTACCATCCTCCAAGAAGAGGGAAATGGGGCTGCCCTGTACGTGGGCTGGGCTTCTACCGCGCTCCTGTTCTTCGGGGGTGTgctcctctgctctcctgcccaatGAAAGGGCAGTTCACCCCACCTGTCAGATACTCTGCCTCTAGGAGACCACCTCCAATGGGGACTATGACAAAAGAACTATGTATAAGGACAGGCAGGGCACTGacccttccatttttggatggataCCCACAGGGTCCTCATTATGTATACTGCACATTTTCCTGAGAAACTGGACTTTTCCTGAATCTTGTGTATATACCCGACAATTGTATGTTTCCAGAACACAACCCTGCCACCTGAAGATCTGTGTTCCTTCATGTATACAGAGAGCCTTCATTTCTTGGATGTCTGTCCCTATGGATTCTACAGGGTCCTCATGATGTATTTGTAGTAAAAAACTTGACATTTCATGACATCCTGTGTAATATAACAGACAATTGTATGCTTCCACAACCCTGAAGAGCTGTATGTTCCTCTATGTATACGTATTGGCAGAGACGTTTCACTTTTTGGAGGGCTCATTCCAGTGACCATCTGTCCCAAAGGGTGCCCACAAGGTCCTCATTATGTACCCCTTTTCCTGGCAACTGGACTTTACATGACATCCTGTGTACCGGACAATTTATGCTTCCAGAGCACAACCGTTCCTCATAAAGATCTGTATGTTCCTCAATGTATACATATTGACAGAGACCCTTCACTTATTGGATGGTTCATTCCACCAAAGGGTGCCCACAGGGTCCTCATGTATAGAGAACATTTTTCCTGACAACTGGACTTTTCATGACATCCGTGTTTATACCCAACAATTGTATGTTTCCAGAACCCTGCCACCCTGAGGTCTGAATTTTCCTCCATACACATTCATTCACCAAAGGGTGCCCACAGGGTCCTCATTATGTATAGAGAACATTTTTCCTGACAACTGGACTTTTCATGGCTATATATCCAACAATTAATTGTCCCTGCCACCCTGAAGGTCTGAATTTTCCTCCATACACATTCATTCCACCAAAGGGTGCCCACAGGGTCCTCATTATGTATAGAGAACATTTTTCCTGACAACTGGACTTTTCATGGGTTTAATGCAACAATTGTCCCTGCCACCCCGAAGGTCTGAATTTTCCTCCATGCACATTGGCAGAGATCCTTCACTTCTTGGATGGCTTGCTCCAGTGACATCTGTCCCCATGGATGCCCACAGGGTCCTCATCgtgtatactgtacatttttaatTACAACTGGACTTTACATGCCATCATGTGTATATACCCAACAATTGTATGCTTCCAGAACAGAACCCTGCCACCCTGAAGGTCTGAATTTTCCTCCATGCACATTGGCAGAGATCCTTTACTTCTTGGATGGCTGGCTCCAGTGACATCAGTCCTCATGGATGCCCACAGGGTCCTCATCatgtatactgtacatttttaatTACAACTGGACTTTACATGCCATCATGTGTATATACCCAACAATTGTATGCTTCCAGAACACAACCCTTCCATCATGAAGATCTGTATGTTCCTCAATGTATTTCACAGTATCAGTATTCTTCCTATGGGACTCACAATGGTGCCTATTGTCTGTTTATCACCTCTGCCATAAAGGACAACGCAATTAAGTAGATTGTATATCAATTTGGAACAATCCAAGTGCCTTTCAGTAAGCTGGAGAGAAATCCGCAGGTCTTTGCTTGTCATATGACTGGACTGAGAAGTATTGTGTAAGGAATGGACATATTATTTCGCTGTATGAATAAATTAGTTTACATTTACCAACAAGATCAAGTAAAAGAGGGCACAATTGATGTAAGATTTCTATTCAGGCTTAAGTAGAACAGTTATATAGTTATATTTGTCACAAGGCTTTTTTTATGGCTTAGATTTGTGTTGATCTAAATGGCAAAGATATGTTATCATTGAAATTGTCGGAGTTCAATAACTCTCTAGGGAATGTATACATTCATAATCCAATAGTATACATGCAAATTCAAAAGTAGGATGACTTTTAGTACAATTATGCTGTGACTAGTCTTCAGTGACTCTGTCCCTGTTAAATTAAGcctacttattttttatttctcttcgTTATATTGGCCATTAATGTGACAACTAATCATCAATCATAGGTTTCATCATTTCAAGTAATCTTTTGCTCATCCATTAGGGTGAATTCAGTTGGAGTTTTGACTTTGTCAGGACAAACtgttaccctaaaaaaacatattaaagcaggggttcacccaaaaatcaatttttaacattacattaagcCGAGTTTTCctaatgacaatcagctgtttttttttttttttaccccgtacataccttatttcaccgccgcttccgggtatgtcttctccgggactgggcattcctatctgattgacaggcttccgaccgtcgcatactacgcgtcacgagttgccgaaagaagccgaacgtcggtgcggctctatacggcgcctgcgcaccgacgttcggcttctttcggcaactcgtgacgcgtagtatgcgacggtcggaagcctgtcattcagataggaatgcccagtctcgcagaagacatacctggaagcggcggtgaaaataaggtatgtacggggaatttttaaaaaaaaaaaacagccgattgtcattaggacaactcggctgattgtaatgttaaaaattgatttttttgggtgaacctccactttaattggaATGCTCATTCAATACAGTTCATTTCTGCTTATTGGTGCATGGCCAGCATAAGATAACAACCCTGATTGACCCTTTCCCATATGCAGGAGTAATAAaccttaaaaaagtattttcagaACAAAAAGTGTTGTCTTGTAGTACTGTGCATTCTATGCAAAACTGTAATCCACAGATTTCAGAATTGCTGCATTGTTGAAACAGAGtttgatttatgtttttttattattattattattgatgaaCTGGATATTTCCTCACAGTGCTCAGATGACATTTTGGTACCCTGTTGCAATGTTACATTGTAATGTGTTTTATATGGCTGTATTGTAATTCTCTTTtaagtaaaaacatttatttaaatgtatacAGTTAAAAGGTCTACCAAAGTTTCTTTGTATTTTCAAAATaaacaaatgtcattttgtaaGAAAATAACAGTGTGTTTTCTTCTGGTTAGAAATTGAATATTTGAATACAAGTTCAGTTCAGTTAGTAGttcagtgtttttattttatttatttatttttactaatggGGATTTGTTTACTAAAGGTATAATTTAATGATATATAAAagttaatatatattaatatatatatatatatatattatatatatatatatatatatatatatataatactgtatattatatatatacatacacacacacacagtgtatatatatatatatatatatatatatatatatatatatatgtggtgtgtgtgtgtttttgtaattttttttacaaatgagtTGCTTTCTAAAGATATTgaggtatttaaagcggaggttcaccctcaatagaGAATTTATCTAATTAAGACTGGCACACTGAATAATATCTAAAGTctgcttttaattatttttttaaaccattacaGTACCTTTATTCTCCTCCGAATAAAAGGCACTTCCGGGTATccgtcccacgggagtgggcgtgtcattCAGTTAGTAAGCGCCCCAGTGTTTTCTGGGACTCGATCGCaaagtctcctgggagcacagcgtcatGCTTCCCGGGAGAGGAGTCATTAGCTGATTGAAAAGATGTTGTGCTTGTCACGGGGCGTGACCTTTTCagtacgccggccgttgtgatggcaaccgtgtagtgttgacggcgccgctcgccgtcaacactgcacatgcattcaccgtatcccggaagtattgcttgtgggcttcggagtgcccacaagcaagatggaaccgTGCAGCAAAGAATTGTATAAATCATTGTTTGCGGCAGAATGTCCATGCGGAGGGCTAAGAATGTCAGAAACGTGAGTACAGTAACAAGTTTATTATGAGCGGCAGAtgcacttaaaaaataaataaaaaattcccacggaacccccactttaatgaTATATAAAAGTAAAAGGCAATACACATACAAACATCTTTAACCCGAAAAGACATCTTCCaatctcattaaaaaaaaaagccagcacacCAGCAGAAATGAACCTCAAAactctatttgttttaaaaattccATTGTAAAGTGCTTAAGGGGAGAAGtcgacttgtttttttttgttttttttgcacttttcctTGCACTTTACATTTACACAGTATTTTAAAGGGAACCCAATAAATATGGAGTTTTTAGGTTGATCCCTGCTGGATATTTTTTTGAATGAGCTTTACTATTGTATAACAGCTGGCCAAGCCAATTTTTGGGCTATAAGGGTATGGTGACAGATGGATTGGTCtgagttaaagtgtttgttaaccccaaatattttttttagattctggtcccttaaagcagattacacagtACAGCGCTTTTGCAATGTAATCTGCctccctctaaactgtaaaaaacaaaacgaaacctaccacttcctgtatgccctctcTAAACAGACCATGATAACCAGGGCTGCTCCGCCCTGATCACCGTGGTCAAAGTGCCTTCCTCCGTGACAGGCTGCCTGCTCTACTCTCCtctttcctccccttcttcctgccCTTCACCCTCTCCCCCTTGTTTGTCTCCTCTCTATTAGAGGCTTGCATAGTACACTATGTAATTTGTTTTCAAAAGCGAGcagtgtaaatacctaatttgagcTATCTTCAGGCCAGTCACGTGACTTGCGGCCGCTTTACAGCTACAATACACAGCTTCTGCGGAGGAGACGAGTGGCCATGTGATCTCCCTAGCTGTCAGAGGGAGATCATACCCCCTCCCTCAGAAGCAATGTATTGGAGCTGGAAAGCGGCCACGATttatgtgaccggcctgaagacagctcaaattaggtatttacagcactcattttttaaaacgaatgacatagtgtgctatgccagcctctaatataGGGGCCAGCATAGACTCGTATAAATGGGTTAACAACGACTTTAAGTCATCTTACCTGCGCAAGCAATTGTTACTATTGAGAGAAGCCACCTATCCCACTATGGGatatcccatatatatatatgagaacaTCATTCAATCAGACCAAAAACAGCTCAATATGGCAAATGTTTTCTCATGTCTGTGGACACCTACAGGGTATAAAAGTTAAGGGGTTTTggcactttaaatgaggcacatggCACAATAGGCTCAGTGCCTCCACCCCTAATTGGTTAAAAGGAGAaaggaggttgggactttaaatgaggtgtgtGTAGAACAGTAGAAATATAGACGGTGTAAGGCCACATAGATAAATCATAAGTATATAAAGATAGAGTCATACAGCAATACATATACAAAGTAATAATGTTGAGAGAAGTTTTTATTAAACAACCTAAtcaaaaagatgtaaaaaaaaaaaaaacatattaaaagagTCAATACATGTAATAAAACCTAAGTAAAAGATTCATTGGCATCATGAAAGGCTATAGCAAGTAGATATTTAATTAAGAGCTGATAGTGCAAGGATTGTAATGGAACAGTACAATGAATTCATGATTGACGTGTTTCGTGGAGAATTCCACTTCCTCAGGAGAAGGTGCAATGTGCGTAACTATAAAAACATATAGAATAACATTGTAATCTCATGATTAGACAACAAATAGGGGGTGGGGGAGATGACCAACCCAGACAAAATCCCCTTCCCTAGTTTACTCACACGTTAGCTCACATGTgggttatccccccccccctcctatttttttttcatccatcaggatggtttggggacagtgaaagaaggggaggatcagagaagacaagattaaacagcctttttacacaatgcagaggaataCCCCCTAggttcacagtgagtataacaggcatgctttactgcatatacagaatgaTTTTACTGTCTCGTCTATCAGTTCCATAAGAAGTATGTGGTTGAATAAATTCAGGAGCAAGCCTGCTCAAgctgcttgttatgggggcactttgcaggagggagaggccaggagtgTCTGCAGGAGACCAGAAAAGAGGTGGactggggctactctgtgcaaaaccactgtacagagcaggtaattataacatgtttgttatttaaaaaaacaaaaaacaatctgtCTTTAATAATTCTTTAAATATGCACAACTATGCCATACCTTCCAACTTTCAGATGGGAACGAGCGGtatctattagcaaaagtatgtaagtatagcacacaccccttgccacgccccctaaaggagaattatacaaaaaaatgatttgttaaacccacaagtgttttttttaccactactattcctttatactggtgttttaaatttacaaatgcagcaatttagaaattggatgaaaggtttagcactgggaaacactttttgaaaaataaaaagtaaattttatatacaacttaatAAAGCAGACCAACATGAAGGACAATCGAGGAGGACAGtccttcgaaatcagggacagttgggagctatgaactATGCTATAGTTAAATCGGAACTTTactcataacaacttgataataaataatgttctttagcatggAACATACACTCCACATAAATAATTATGTTACCAAAAtttgtgtgtgctgtaaattgcctccagcattgctcctgtttcttcttgctgaggggccagagcccctgaacagcaataaatcataaagcagaactaaacccatcgatttcaaaaaacagttacattcctggaatgccagGATTGATAACTGTTACATTTGCTCGTGTCCTCaactaaactgtcaaaccatcacatggctggagtcataactgatcacatgtgcagcaccatggcagttgcagacagggccgccatcaggaataatggggccccttacacagcttcaggcatgggccccctggagcagagaaccaggggggggggggtgctgccgcctgaaattgagaagcggggggctgccgcgaattgagaagcggggggagccctttacaaaaaaaagaagaaataaagaaaaatatatatatataaaaaaagggggtagactggggacctctggaccctttaataaaaataaaaaaataaataaaaaatatatataaaatatatatatatatatattttttaaaaaggcaaccc
This window encodes:
- the LOC120941762 gene encoding microtubule-associated protein P320-like, which translates into the protein MQQKRSNTTGEIQYNRRDPIQQERSNTTGEIQCNRRDPIQQKRSNTTGEIQYNRRDPIQQKRSNAAGEIQYNRRDPIQQERSNTTREIQYNRRDPIQQERSNTTEEIQYNRRDPIQHERSNTTGEIQYNRRDPIQQKRSNTTEEIQYNRRDPIQQERSNTTGEIQYNRRDPIQQKRSNTTGEIQYNRRDPIQHKRSNTTEEIQCNRRDPIQQKRSNTTEEIQYNRRDPIQHKRYNATGEIQYNIRDPIQQERSNTT
- the CLDN5 gene encoding LOW QUALITY PROTEIN: claudin-5 (The sequence of the model RefSeq protein was modified relative to this genomic sequence to represent the inferred CDS: inserted 3 bases in 3 codons; deleted 1 base in 1 codon): MTIIIIMGSIALEIFGMSISIIGWVGVILTCALPMWRXSAFIEQNIVVAQFIWEGLWMQCAVQSTGQMQCKIYDSILALPRSSGWQGSHSHGINRGLVGLLVSVVGAQCTVCYQGSKVKNRILFAGGIIYILAGLLVLIPLCWTANIVIREFYDPHVPSSKKREMGXALYVGWASTALLFFGGVLLCXSCPMKGQFTPPVRYSASRRPPPMGTMTKELCIRTGRALTLPFLDGYPQGPHYVYCTFS